Proteins co-encoded in one Bactrocera dorsalis isolate Fly_Bdor unplaced genomic scaffold, ASM2337382v1 BdCtg140, whole genome shotgun sequence genomic window:
- the LOC105233693 gene encoding protein arginine N-methyltransferase 7: MRVKLFQNIYKTFRIKYNHMAVFTQVFNPLTAQNEWAVHNDDYDYDLELTCTGFGDMLHDKERNQKYFKALRMAIARMHADGREAHVLDIGTGTGILSMMALTAGADTVTACEAFMPMANCAERIFTVNGFGDKVRLVKKRSTEMRIGVDMPQRANLLVAELLDTELIGEGAISIYNHAHDELLTDDVVCIPSKATCYAQVVQSPLASQWNSMKIVADLDGNILLQPPKDVLQCKGDAAVHDMQLSQLSLENFVPLTKPAEIFEFDFNRKSKTPVPVQRQQLLEMIALQPGSTDLIFYWWDISMYSGDNLVLSCAPYWAHPDYKSRNDIIPWRDHWMQAIYYIPKPQHISRTGEKFVLSCNHDEYSLWFDVHNTLKSNTTVSRHACTCNLHLAYPRSRIGQMNQSVRNKKFLNYLENNLTKDSQVLCLGDGCILGVAAAKMGVTSVVISENHYFSKRFMESVVKNNDIKNVEFIENVNSLPYSKLSQFTHIFGEPYFFSAILPWDNFQFGHLLQNIIEKLPPTVKIAPYSAKIFAVPVQFTDLHKIRTPVQQCEGFDLKLFDRMIKHARAKLPDHKVEAQPLWEYPCKALAKPQELLHVDFHNFKKEQSNNGDIQAESDGICNGIALWVEWNIDGGSGSKSIVSTGPVEPVEPGKFIKWDMFVRQGVQLFEQGYPVINGKSSIRWALQHKPTLSKIEMDFNVNV; this comes from the exons ATGCGTGTAAAGTTGTTTCAAAACATATACAAAACATTCCGTATAAAATATAATCATATGGCTGTTTTTACGCAAGTTTTTAATCCTTTGACGGCGCAGAACGAATGGGCTGTACATAACGATGATTACGATTATGATTTGGAGCTAACATGCACTGGATTTGGAGACATGTTGCATGACAAGGAGCGCAATCAAAAATACTTCAAAGCACTGCGAATGGCTATTGCTCGCATGCATGCTGACGGCCGCGAAGCCCACGTGTTGGATATTGGCACAGGTACAGGTATATTGTCAATGATGGCACTAACCGCCGGAGCTGACACAGTAACCGCATGCGAAGCATTTATGCCTATGGCGAATTGCGCAGAGCGCATTTTCACGGTAAACGGATTTGGAGATAAAGTGCGTTTGGTAAAGAAACGTTCAACAGAAATGCGTATCGGTGTTGATATGCCGCAAAGGGCTAATCTATTGGTGGCCGAGTTGTTAGACACAGAGTTGATAGGTGAAGGTGCTATTAGTATATACAACCACGCGCATGATGAACTCCTAACAGACGACGTCGTTTGCATACCATCGAAAGCGACGTGTTATGCCCAAGTTGTACAATCACCATTGGCTTCACAATGGAACTCTATGAAAATAGTTGCTGATTTAGATGGCAATATTCTACTACAGCCGCCAAAGGATGTATTGCAATGTAAAGGAGATGCTGCCGTACATGATATGCAACTCTCACAACTAAGCTTGGAAAATTTTGTTCCTCTAACAAAACCAGcggaaatttttgaatttgattttaatagaaAGTCTAAGACGCCAGTGCCGGTACAACGACAACAATTGCTTGAAATGATTGCCTTACAACCAGGTTCAACTGATCTAATATTCTACTGGTGGGATATTAGTATGTACTCCGGGGACAATTTAGTGTTGAGCTGTGCTCCATATTGGGCCCATCCGGACTACAAAAGCAGAAACGATATAATACCTTGGCGTGATCATTGGATGCAAGCCATATATTACATACCAAAACCACAACATATTTCCAGAACCggagaaaaatttgtattaagcTGTAACCACGATGAATATTCGCTTTGGTTTGACGTGCATAACACGCTAAAGTCGAATACAACTGTTTCACGACATGCTTGTACGTGCAATCTTCACCTCGCCTATCCTCGCTCTCGAATTGGTCAAATGAATCAGTCGGTGCGCAACAAAAAGTTTCTAAACTATTTGGAGAATAATTTAACGAAAGACTCGCAAGTGCTGTGTCTTGGCGATGGATGTATTTTGGGTGTGGCTGCTGCAAAGATGGGAGTGACATCAGTTGTAATCTCTGAAAATCACTATTTTTCTAAACGCTTCATGGAGTCTGTAGTGAAaaataatgatataaaaaatgtggaatTTATCGAAAATGTAAATAGCCTACCATATTCGAAGTTATCACAGTTTACCCATATCTTTGGGGAGCCATACTTTTTTAGTGCTATACTTCCTTGGGATAACTTTCAATTCGGTCATCTTTTGCAAAACATCATTGAGAAATTACCACCAACAGTAAAAATAGCACCTTATTCCGCCAAAATATTCGCAGTTCCAGTGCAATTCACCGATCTCCACAAAATCAGAACACCAGTGCAGCAATGCGAAGGATTTGACTTGAAGCTTTTTGATCGAATGATTAAG CATGCAAGGGCAAAGCTACCTGACCATAAAGTTGAAGCACAACCCCTTTGGGAATATCCCTGTAAAGCCTTGGCAAAACCTCAAGAGCTTTTGCATGTAGATTTCCACAACTTTAAGAAGGAGCAGTCCAATAATGGTGACATCCAAGCTGAAAG TGATGGAATATGCAACGGTATCGCGCTATGGGTGGAATGGAATATCGATGGAGGATCGGGTTCTAAATCGATTGTGAGTACAGGCCCTGTAGAGCCAGTTGAGCCAGGAAAGTTTATTAAATGGGATATGTTCGTTCGACAAGGTGTGCAACTATTTGAGCAAGGTTATCCTGTTATTAATGGAAAAAGTAGCATACGATGGGCATTACAGCACAAACCAACATTAAGTAAAATTGAAATGGATTTTAATGTAAATGTCTAA